The Thermodesulfobacteriota bacterium nucleotide sequence AAGAAGGTATCGCTGAGCGTGCGGGGGTACCAGGACGCCCTCGAGCGGAAGGACACGGAGTCGTACCTCGGAAAGCAGTCGGACACCCCCGGCGAGGGCATCGGCGCCCTCGGGGAGGCGCTCCTTGCGAAGATGAAGGCCAACGGCGAGCAGGGCAACTGACAGGCGATGTCCGAAAACGTCCCCAGCCCGCCGAAGCGCCGGAGGCCGTTTTTACGCGGATGCCTGACGGTCCTGCTCGTCCTGGCGGCGTTTTTCGCCCTCCTGGCGGTGGTTTCCCGGATGGAAGGGCTTCCGCTGGCCGGCTCGGGCAGGGTGGCCGTCATCCCGGTTTCCGGAATGATCTCCGATTCCGAGCAGACCATCGAGCAGATCAAGAAGTTCGGCAAGGACGATTCGGTCAAGGCGGTGGTGCTCCGGATCAATTCGCCCGGCGGCGGCGTCGCGCCCTCCCAGGAAATCCATGAAGAGGTGAGGAAGCTCGATGCGAAGAAGCCGGTCCTGACCAGCATGGGGACCGTCGCGGCTTCCGGCGGGTACTATATCGCCGCGGCGACCCGGAAGGTCTACGCGAATCCCGGGACGATGACCGGGTCGATCGGCGTCGTCATGCCGTTCGTGAACGCGAAGGACCTCGTGGAGAAGATCGGGTTGAAGGGCATGACCGTCAAGAGCGGCCCCTTCAAGGACATCGGCTCCCCTCTGCGCGACATGACGCCGCAGGACCGGGAAGTCCTTCAGTCCGTCGTGGACAACGTCCACCTGCAGTTCGTGCACGCCGTCGCCCGGGGGAGGAAGCTTCCGACCGAGAGCGTCCTGCGGATCGCCGACGGGCGGATCTTCACGGGGGAGCAGGCGAAGGCCCTCGGCCTCATCGATGCGCTCGGGAATCTGGAGGACACCGTGGCCGAAGCCGCGAAGCTGGGCGGGATCTCCGGAGAGCCGAAAGTGATCCTGCCGCCGAAGAGCAAGATCTCCCTGCTGGACCTCCTCAAGGAGGAGATGAGCACCTTCATCGACGAAAAGATCGCGGGAAATCCGCTCCAGTTGAACTAACCTTTCGAAATCGGGGGGTGAAGCATGGGCATGACCAAGAGCGACCTGGTGGAAAAGCTGTCCGAATCGCTGACGAACCTGACCAAGAAGGAGTGCGAGGTCATCGTCGACACCGTGTTCCACAACATGAAGGACGCCCTCCAGCGCGGCGAGAAGATCGAGATCCGGGGCTTCGGGAGCTTCACCGTCCGGGTCCGCAGGGCGAAGGAGGGGCGCAATCCCAAGACCGGGGAGAAGGTGTCCATCCCCGAAAAGCGGATCCCGTTTTTCAAGGTGGGAAAAGAGCTGCGGGAGATGGTCAACGGGTAAGGGGTCCCGATGGAACGGATGTTCTCCCCCTGGCGGGCGGAATATATCCGGCAGCCCTCCGGGGGAGAGGGAGGGAGCGCAAGGCCCTGCATCTTCTGCGCCGGGGAGGCCGGGCTGGCCGACCCGGACAGCCTCCTGCTCGGGATCTACCCGAACTCCGTAGCGATCCTGAACCGCTTTCCCTACAACAACGGCCACGTGATGGTCGCCCCGCGGAGCCATGTGGCGGACCTCTGCGACCTTTCCGGGGAAGAGCTCCGGGAGCTCTTCTCCCTCGCCGCCCTCGGGACCCGGGTGCTTCGGGAAACGTACGGATACGAAGGCCTGAACCTGGGGATGAACCTCGGGAAGGTCGCGGGCGCGGGGATCACGGAGCACCTTCACGTCCACCTGGTCCCCCGCTGGGGCGGCGACACGAACTTCATGACGTCGGTCAACGACACGCGGGTCCTCCCCGAGTCGCTCCTGGAGACCCGCGGGCGCCTCTCTCCGGCGTTCCGCCTTCTCCGACCGTAAAATAACCCGTTTTGCGGCGCCGCCGATGACCCTCCAGCTCACCCCCGCGATGCGGCAATACGTGGAGATCAAGTCGCGGTACCGGGACTGCATCGTCTTCTTCCGGATGGGCGACTTCTACGAGATGTTCTTCGAGGACGCCATCCGGGCCTCCCGCCTCCTCGACATCGCCCTGACCTCGAGGGACAGGGAATCGAACATCCCGATGTGCGGGGTGCCGCACCACGCCCGCAACGCGTACCTTTCGAAGCTGATCCGGCAGGGGTGCAAGGTCGCCGTCTGCGAGCAGGTCGAGGAGCCCGGCCAGAAGGGGATCTTCCGCAGGGAGGTGACCGAGGTGGTCACCCCGGGGCTGGTGTTCCACGAGGAGTGCCTCGACGCGCGGGGGAACAATTTCCTGGCGGCGGTGCGGTTCGCCCCGCCCTTCGCCTACGCCGCCCTCGACGCGACCACCGGCGAATTCCACCACGAGAGCTGCGCGACCGAGGAGGCGCTGGCCGACGCGCTGTTCCGCCTCGGCCCGATGGAGTTCGTCGCCCTGGAGGGGGAGGAGACCCCCTCGACGCCGCGCGGGAAGCGGCTGATCGAGGGGAAGCTCCTCACGACGCTGTCGCCATCCGCAGCGGCGTCGTTCGCACCGCCGATGCCGGTCGACGGGATCCCGCCGGACGGGCATCCGGCCGCGGGCGTCGTCCGGGCGGTCCTCTATTACCTTCACGTCCACCAGCCGGCGGCGCTGGCGGAGATAGCGCGCGTCTCCGAGCGGGAGGGAAAGCGCTACCTCGCGATGGACGAGACGGCGGTCCGCACGCTCGAGATCTTCTCCACCCTGTCCGGTGAGCGCAAGGGGAGCCTCCTGTGGGCGGTGGACCGGACGAGGACTCCGATGGGCGCCCGGGAGCTGCGTTCCCGGCTGGCGGCGCCGCTCCAGGACGTCGCGGAGATCGGGGAGCGCCACGAGGCGGTGGGGGAGCTCCTCGAGGCGCAGGGGATCCGGAAGGAGCTGGCCGCGCGGCTCGACGCGATGGGCGACCTGTCCCGGCTCGCGTCCCGCCTGGCGCAGGACCGTTCAGGTCCCAGGGACGTCGGGGCGCTGCGCGACAACCTCGCTTCGCTTCCCG carries:
- the sppA gene encoding signal peptide peptidase SppA; this encodes MSENVPSPPKRRRPFLRGCLTVLLVLAAFFALLAVVSRMEGLPLAGSGRVAVIPVSGMISDSEQTIEQIKKFGKDDSVKAVVLRINSPGGGVAPSQEIHEEVRKLDAKKPVLTSMGTVAASGGYYIAAATRKVYANPGTMTGSIGVVMPFVNAKDLVEKIGLKGMTVKSGPFKDIGSPLRDMTPQDREVLQSVVDNVHLQFVHAVARGRKLPTESVLRIADGRIFTGEQAKALGLIDALGNLEDTVAEAAKLGGISGEPKVILPPKSKISLLDLLKEEMSTFIDEKIAGNPLQLN
- a CDS encoding integration host factor subunit beta, whose translation is MTKSDLVEKLSESLTNLTKKECEVIVDTVFHNMKDALQRGEKIEIRGFGSFTVRVRRAKEGRNPKTGEKVSIPEKRIPFFKVGKELREMVNG
- a CDS encoding HIT domain-containing protein; protein product: MERMFSPWRAEYIRQPSGGEGGSARPCIFCAGEAGLADPDSLLLGIYPNSVAILNRFPYNNGHVMVAPRSHVADLCDLSGEELRELFSLAALGTRVLRETYGYEGLNLGMNLGKVAGAGITEHLHVHLVPRWGGDTNFMTSVNDTRVLPESLLETRGRLSPAFRLLRP